In bacterium, the DNA window CTGTGGATCACTGCGATGTTAAGACCGAAGCCGATGTGGATGAATTCTTTGAAGAACACCGGAAATATTTTGAGCAAATAGGTAAAAAATTCTACATGATCAGCAATATCGATGACCTGCGCGTGCATGCGGCAGTCGCAGCATATTACGGCAAGACCGCCAAGACCGCGGTCGGTCATTATCTCCTGGGCTTTGCCCGCTGGGGAAGCAATGATGTGTCGCGGATGACGGTCCGGACCAGCTCGCTAAAAGCTGATCTTGATTCGAATATCTTCAACACTCGCGAAGAAGCAATCGCTTATATCGAAAACCTTAAGAAAAACCATTAATTTCCATACCAGTTTTCCCAGTCATTGACTTTACTCTTTTTTTTCCTAAAATATAGGCATGAAAATAATTGACCTCCGCAGCGATACGGTCACACTGCCAACAAAGGAAATGTACGAAGCCATAGCTTCGGCTAAGCTGGGCGACGACGTGTTCGAGGATGACCCTACGACGATCGAGTTCGAGGAGATCGCCGCGCGCAGGATCGGCACCGAAGCGGCCATGCTCGTTGCCAGCGGAACCATGGCAAACCTCGTGTCGACACTCACCCATTGCGGTCGCGGCACCGAGGCGATACTTGGCGATATGTCGCATATATTCTTGAACGAAGCCGGCGGTATGGCGGCGCTCGGCGGCATTAACCCGCACGTTATTCCCAATCAGCCTGACGGTACTTTGAAACTGGAAGACATCGAAAGCGCGGTCCGCGGGGACAACGTGCATTATCCGCGTACGCGGCTGGTCTGCCTGGAAAACACGCACAACCGCTGCGACGGCGCGGTCCTGACACCGGAATACATAACATCGGTGTCTGACATCTGCCGGCGCCATGGCCTGCGCCTGCACCTTGACGGCGCCCGCATTTTCAACGCGGCAGTGGCGTTGAAAAAAAACGTGAATGAATTTACCCGGCATGTGGATTCGGTCTCTTTCTGTCTTTCCAAGGGCTTGTCATGCCCGATCGGCTCAGCCGTCTGCGGCACAAAAGAATACATCAAGGAAGCGCGCCGCACGCGTAAAATAGTAGGCGGTGGTATGCGGCAGACCGGTATCCTGGCAGCCTGCGGCATCGTGGCTCTGAATAAAATGGTCGGCCGCCTGGCCGATGACCACGCCAATGCCCAGCGTCTTGCTCAGGGCATCGCGCAGATAGTCGGCCTATCGATCGACCCGTCCACGGTGCATACAAATATACTTTATTTTGACATAAAGACCGACCGGTTCAAACCAGCCGATCTGGTTTCTGAAATGCAGGAGCAGGGCGTCAAATTCCTGCTCACCGGTCCGCGACGGTATCGGATGGTAACGCATTACGGCATCGAAGCCGGG includes these proteins:
- the ltaE gene encoding low-specificity L-threonine aldolase, whose product is MKIIDLRSDTVTLPTKEMYEAIASAKLGDDVFEDDPTTIEFEEIAARRIGTEAAMLVASGTMANLVSTLTHCGRGTEAILGDMSHIFLNEAGGMAALGGINPHVIPNQPDGTLKLEDIESAVRGDNVHYPRTRLVCLENTHNRCDGAVLTPEYITSVSDICRRHGLRLHLDGARIFNAAVALKKNVNEFTRHVDSVSFCLSKGLSCPIGSAVCGTKEYIKEARRTRKIVGGGMRQTGILAACGIVALNKMVGRLADDHANAQRLAQGIAQIVGLSIDPSTVHTNILYFDIKTDRFKPADLVSEMQEQGVKFLLTGPRRYRMVTHYGIEAGDIDLALKTLRSVMEQKP